In the Chroococcidiopsis sp. SAG 2025 genome, one interval contains:
- a CDS encoding transposase produces the protein MWCEDEAGPFGTAPYPGSNWQPVGKPTRQEHEYIRNGTAKLLTLFHPATGQVRVKGVTSCTNAVLHEWLKQELASVVQSLPTPARLLKPEENQRLWKSWQQGLKVRFTLPHDLPPLRMLLVMDNLVGHKTPQLVLWLCAHGIMPLYTPLGGSWLNMAESIQRILKRRALEGHHPQTAYQIIEWLEATAFGWNQQPTPFVWAGLRAQRRDRARQRFHSLGGSGACTHRPLRRTTIAKNNGNTHTK, from the coding sequence GTGTGGTGCGAAGACGAGGCGGGACCATTTGGCACTGCTCCTTACCCTGGTAGCAATTGGCAGCCAGTAGGTAAACCGACACGGCAAGAACATGAATATATCCGTAATGGCACAGCCAAGCTGTTAACGCTATTCCATCCCGCTACTGGGCAAGTACGAGTTAAGGGTGTTACCAGTTGTACCAATGCTGTGTTGCACGAATGGCTCAAGCAAGAATTAGCTAGTGTTGTACAATCACTGCCAACTCCAGCTCGATTACTCAAGCCTGAAGAAAATCAACGGTTATGGAAAAGTTGGCAGCAGGGGTTGAAAGTACGCTTTACACTCCCACACGACTTACCGCCACTGCGAATGTTGCTAGTGATGGATAACTTGGTCGGACATAAAACTCCCCAGTTGGTATTGTGGCTGTGTGCTCATGGCATCATGCCGCTCTACACACCTCTTGGCGGTAGCTGGCTGAATATGGCTGAGTCGATTCAACGAATTCTCAAACGCCGAGCTCTAGAGGGGCATCATCCGCAAACAGCCTATCAAATTATTGAGTGGTTGGAAGCAACTGCTTTTGGATGGAACCAACAACCAACGCCGTTTGTCTGGGCAGGATTACGAGCGCAACGTCGAGACAGAGCGCGTCAAAGATTTCACTCTCTTGGTGGTTCTGGTGCCTGTACGCATCGTCCTCTTCGGCGGACAACTATTGCCAAAAATAATGGCAACACTCATACCAAATGA
- the cas2 gene encoding CRISPR-associated endonuclease Cas2, which yields MLFYVIVYDIPDDKRRKKVSDLLEGYGKRVQYSVFECILTQVKYAELRQRLKKRVKLAEDSVRFYPISKHTLTQVETWGGLPLTTMPGSVVI from the coding sequence GTGCTATTTTACGTAATAGTATATGATATTCCTGATGATAAAAGACGTAAAAAAGTTTCAGACTTACTAGAAGGGTATGGCAAGAGAGTACAGTATAGTGTATTTGAGTGTATCCTGACTCAAGTTAAGTATGCTGAACTACGTCAAAGGCTAAAAAAAAGAGTCAAGTTAGCAGAAGATAGTGTACGTTTTTACCCAATCTCAAAGCATACATTAACTCAAGTAGAAACTTGGGGCGGATTACCATTAACAACAATGCCTGGATCGGTTGTTATTTGA
- a CDS encoding NAD-dependent epimerase/dehydratase family protein, producing the protein MTRHVLITGGAGFVGSTLALGLAQRYPDWQITALDNLKRRGSELNLPRLKQAGIQFIHGDVRNQEDLDPVALKPDLIVECSAEPSVLAGYASPGYVLQTNLVGTINCLELARQTQADFIFLSTSRIYPIKSLSSLQFKETETRFQLLEQQSLPGASSQGIAENFPLNGSRSLYGATKLASELLVAEYAEAYGLRTIINRCGVLTGPWQMGKVDQGVFALWMAFHYFKRSLKYIGYGGTGKQVRDFLHVSDLLNLIDLQIHQLSKLAGQTFNVGGGVNNTLSLCETTQLCQEICGHNIPITPLPASRMGDVPIFITDSSKVMYATGWQPRKDAKTTLTEIYEWLHKFEHQVSEIFL; encoded by the coding sequence ATGACTCGACATGTTTTGATTACAGGAGGAGCGGGTTTTGTAGGTAGTACTCTAGCGTTGGGGTTGGCTCAGCGCTATCCTGACTGGCAGATTACTGCTTTAGATAACCTCAAGCGGCGGGGTTCAGAGCTAAATTTACCTCGACTGAAGCAAGCAGGTATTCAGTTTATTCATGGAGATGTACGAAATCAAGAAGATCTCGATCCAGTGGCACTTAAACCCGACTTAATTGTAGAGTGTTCGGCAGAACCATCAGTTTTAGCGGGATATGCGTCTCCAGGGTACGTACTACAAACAAATTTGGTGGGAACTATAAACTGTCTAGAATTGGCTCGACAAACTCAGGCAGATTTTATTTTTCTTTCTACTAGTAGAATCTATCCAATTAAGAGCCTTAGTAGTTTGCAGTTTAAAGAGACAGAAACACGGTTTCAACTCTTAGAGCAACAAAGTCTACCAGGAGCATCGAGCCAAGGTATTGCTGAGAATTTTCCTTTAAATGGGTCGCGATCGCTTTACGGTGCTACTAAGTTAGCATCAGAGCTGTTGGTGGCTGAATATGCCGAGGCTTATGGACTAAGAACTATAATTAACCGCTGTGGCGTGCTGACTGGACCCTGGCAAATGGGCAAAGTCGATCAAGGCGTATTTGCTCTGTGGATGGCATTTCACTACTTCAAGCGATCGTTAAAATACATTGGCTATGGTGGAACGGGCAAACAGGTACGAGATTTTTTACATGTAAGCGATCTCCTAAACTTAATTGACCTGCAAATTCATCAATTATCAAAATTAGCTGGACAGACATTTAATGTAGGCGGTGGGGTAAACAATACACTTTCACTCTGCGAGACGACGCAGCTTTGCCAGGAAATCTGCGGACACAACATACCAATTACTCCGCTTCCAGCCTCTCGCATGGGAGATGTTCCGATTTTTATCACAGACTCTAGCAAAGTGATGTATGCCACTGGATGGCAACCTCGGAAAGATGCAAAAACAACTCTAACTGAAATTTATGAGTGGCTGCATAAATTCGAGCATCAAGTTAGTGAAATTTTTCTTTAA
- a CDS encoding methyltransferase — protein sequence MVVSHLNQEKYLKKLYSNRFNYKERRAKIALWKVLIENFLQAHVGRDSIVLDIGGGYCEFINHVQAKEKYLIDLNPDSQVFSNSDIGVAHINLLNSKERDLFTKRVDRIFISNFFEHLNNKEELIEILLFCWDRLKPGGSLLIIQPNFKYSFKEYYDFIDHELPLTHLSLKEILETVGFEIDVLIPRFLPYSTKGRLSSPQLLRLYLRLKILWRFLGGQMFVKAVKPSKVNELPAIGR from the coding sequence ATGGTTGTTTCGCATTTAAACCAAGAAAAATATTTAAAAAAGCTTTACAGCAATCGATTTAATTATAAAGAAAGGAGAGCTAAAATTGCTTTGTGGAAAGTTCTAATAGAGAATTTTTTGCAAGCACATGTTGGACGAGACTCAATTGTATTAGATATTGGGGGAGGATATTGCGAGTTTATCAATCACGTTCAAGCAAAAGAAAAGTATTTGATTGATTTAAACCCTGACTCTCAAGTCTTCTCTAATTCTGATATTGGGGTCGCGCATATTAATCTGCTAAATTCTAAAGAGCGAGATTTGTTTACAAAGCGTGTCGATCGCATCTTTATTTCTAATTTTTTTGAACATTTAAATAATAAAGAAGAGTTAATTGAAATTTTGTTGTTCTGCTGGGATCGCCTTAAGCCTGGTGGTTCTCTGTTAATTATTCAACCAAACTTTAAGTACTCGTTTAAGGAGTACTATGACTTTATCGATCATGAATTACCACTGACGCACCTTTCTTTGAAAGAAATATTAGAGACTGTGGGCTTTGAGATTGATGTGTTAATTCCGAGGTTTTTGCCTTATTCAACAAAAGGTAGACTATCTTCACCTCAGCTTTTAAGACTCTACCTTAGATTGAAAATCTTGTGGAGGTTTTTAGGAGGGCAAATGTTTGTGAAAGCAGTTAAACCTTCCAAAGTTAATGAATTACCAGCAATCGGGAGATAG
- a CDS encoding RAMP superfamily CRISPR-associated protein, whose protein sequence is MTFDRPKKPGQLPQSPAIQRSSPANKDIKPKKVITVGGGNSGSGNKGNGSNGDNSNNQQPSPWLDHPLHPDGRSPFVDENKTASFVEYLRWMRSPDSPAKDPTKVQILQKAEQDANYRDRLTQLTERTKLIAGEGNYFQVKCPWRIRVGGHRGPESILLPAFDALGMPYIPSSTLRGVARTEAIRQFMAEEGIDWKQAEQKVAPYFGSLKAKDSDRTGKVIFLDAYPLPIGSTRSGGIAVDIANNIWNWDGEILDYSPNPNPFFSLKETTFLIGLRRRPSCNDKNFGRIQQWLISGLRSGIGSQVNTGYGRLITAGQKNQIDKFFQIEFSLEGQLIHGRQKFTQWNWKHDKQKWETRGQPDAEVRPTAFKSMLRYWFRALARGVLPTSEVKRWEADLFGSINPQTRGWIAVQITNGRIVQPEARANFDGKKDPCGKQAGILTLSYSSEIPESSRDAVRDLFITLTWLMFHLGGIGQGARRPCYSRQTRDRAPWWRGSTLIPEREDEFWKLPDTVSEFRQKFRQRLEHFYRALGKLTGRTIEPRSPLTIGQVRPDTWHEAVDSNCRIVVCAGASHNYKPYALSVLHDPELQRGRDYDGDLCGKVRPRVKPSPVWIANLGDYQVVTVFGSTQDPRRNYLQELRDRTSQQNYAQIFPLPNPK, encoded by the coding sequence ATGACATTTGATCGCCCCAAAAAACCAGGACAACTCCCTCAATCTCCAGCCATTCAGCGCTCAAGCCCTGCCAACAAAGATATTAAACCCAAGAAAGTAATAACTGTTGGCGGTGGTAATTCTGGCAGTGGTAATAAGGGAAACGGTAGTAATGGTGACAATAGCAACAACCAACAGCCCTCGCCCTGGTTAGATCACCCTCTCCATCCAGATGGTCGCTCTCCCTTTGTGGATGAGAATAAAACTGCAAGTTTTGTGGAATATCTGCGGTGGATGCGATCGCCCGATAGTCCAGCCAAAGACCCCACCAAAGTACAAATTCTCCAAAAGGCAGAACAGGATGCTAACTACCGCGATCGCTTAACTCAATTAACAGAGCGGACGAAACTAATTGCTGGAGAAGGAAATTATTTTCAAGTTAAATGTCCCTGGCGGATTCGCGTCGGCGGACATCGGGGACCAGAAAGTATTCTCTTGCCTGCATTTGATGCTTTAGGAATGCCTTACATTCCCTCTAGTACGCTACGGGGAGTTGCTAGAACTGAAGCAATTCGTCAATTTATGGCGGAAGAAGGGATCGACTGGAAACAAGCAGAGCAAAAGGTTGCTCCTTACTTCGGTTCTTTAAAAGCAAAGGATAGCGATCGCACGGGCAAAGTGATTTTTTTAGATGCCTATCCCTTACCTATTGGCTCAACGCGATCGGGCGGTATAGCCGTTGACATAGCCAATAATATTTGGAACTGGGATGGTGAAATACTCGACTACTCACCTAACCCCAATCCTTTCTTTTCACTCAAAGAAACAACTTTTCTAATTGGGCTGCGCCGCAGACCGAGTTGCAATGACAAAAATTTTGGAAGAATTCAGCAGTGGCTTATTTCTGGGTTGCGATCGGGAATTGGTTCTCAAGTCAACACTGGTTATGGCAGGTTAATTACAGCTGGACAAAAAAACCAGATTGACAAATTTTTTCAGATTGAATTTAGTTTAGAAGGACAGCTAATTCACGGACGGCAAAAGTTTACTCAATGGAACTGGAAGCACGACAAGCAGAAATGGGAAACGCGAGGACAACCCGATGCAGAAGTTCGCCCCACTGCTTTCAAATCAATGTTACGCTACTGGTTCCGAGCGTTGGCGCGAGGAGTACTGCCGACTAGTGAAGTCAAGCGTTGGGAAGCAGATTTGTTTGGATCGATTAATCCTCAAACTAGAGGCTGGATCGCCGTACAAATAACAAATGGTAGAATCGTTCAGCCTGAAGCTAGAGCCAACTTTGATGGAAAAAAAGATCCTTGCGGCAAGCAAGCAGGAATTCTTACTCTCAGTTACTCCTCAGAAATACCAGAATCAAGCCGAGATGCGGTACGAGATTTATTCATTACTCTTACTTGGTTGATGTTCCACCTAGGCGGGATTGGACAAGGGGCTAGGAGACCTTGTTATTCTCGACAGACACGCGATCGCGCTCCTTGGTGGCGAGGTTCCACGTTGATTCCAGAGAGAGAGGATGAGTTTTGGAAACTACCAGATACAGTGTCGGAGTTTAGGCAAAAATTTCGTCAGCGTTTGGAGCATTTTTATCGTGCTTTGGGTAAGCTAACAGGTCGAACGATCGAGCCGCGATCGCCCTTAACTATCGGTCAAGTCAGACCGGACACATGGCATGAAGCAGTAGATAGTAATTGTCGTATTGTTGTTTGTGCTGGGGCATCTCACAATTACAAACCATACGCTCTTTCAGTGTTGCACGATCCTGAACTACAAAGAGGTCGTGATTACGATGGCGATCTTTGCGGCAAAGTTAGACCGAGAGTGAAGCCTTCCCCTGTATGGATTGCTAACTTAGGTGATTATCAAGTAGTAACAGTTTTTGGCTCAACTCAAGATCCGCGCCGGAATTATTTACAGGAATTGCGCGATCGCACCAGTCAACAAAACTACGCTCAAATCTTTCCCCTACCTAACCCAAAATGA
- a CDS encoding IS5 family transposase (programmed frameshift), producing MSRKAYKSDLTDREWQIIEPLIPPVRPGGHPRTVDMREVVNAIFYLLKTGCAWEMLPHDFPPYSTVYYYFRRWQKRGIWQQINLALREQVRMKLGKSHQATAAIVDSQSVKNDGKKGEVSGFDGGKLVKGRKRHVVVDPQGLLMGVVITEANASERLGAIVALLEECYNSKSLELIWADSGYSGENFAQAVMVVCGAEVEIVKRITDGFEVLPRRWVVERTFGWLGRYRRLSKDYELLPEISESMVYAAMVRLMLRRLAA from the exons ATGAGTAGAAAAGCTTACAAAAGTGATTTAACCGATCGAGAATGGCAAATCATTGAACCATTAATTCCACCTGTAAGACCAGGAGGACATCCACGTACTGTGGATATGCGTGAGGTAGTAAATGCCATCTTTTATTTGCTGAAAACTGGCTGTGCTTGGGAGATGCTACCACATGACTTCCCACCCTATTCAACGGTTTATTATTACTTTCGGCGTTGGCAAAAACGAGGAATTTGGCAGCAGATAAATCTTGCCTTACGTGAACAAGTACGGATGAAGCTGGGCAAATCTCATCAAGCTACTGCTGCAATTGTGGATAGCCAGTCCGTAAAAA ACGACGGAAAAAAAGGGGAAGTATCCGGCTTTGATGGCGGCAAGCTAGTTAAAGGTCGCAAACGCCATGTCGTAGTAGATCCTCAAGGACTACTAATGGGTGTAGTAATCACCGAAGCTAATGCTTCAGAACGATTAGGAGCAATAGTGGCATTGCTAGAAGAGTGCTATAACTCTAAGTCTTTAGAGCTAATTTGGGCAGATAGTGGCTACAGTGGAGAGAATTTTGCACAAGCTGTAATGGTAGTCTGCGGTGCAGAAGTAGAAATAGTTAAGCGGATTACAGATGGGTTTGAAGTTTTGCCCAGAAGATGGGTAGTTGAACGAACTTTTGGCTGGCTAGGACGCTATCGACGACTAAGTAAGGATTATGAACTCCTACCGGAAATAAGTGAATCTATGGTCTACGCTGCTATGGTACGGCTGATGCTGAGACGACTAGCTGCTTGA
- a CDS encoding glycosyltransferase: protein MQKIFQQRTVKFFLGGGVAAALNIWLISILIDRLGFHTPELRNLANAISMEVSLLFSFFIYRIWVWTGGDWRLEKVLWRQLPLYHVSASSSIIVRLTLFPILDWLSLSPQTNTLIGVLLGAILNYIISDRLVFKTRKKTELYYPEGLAPALANPSNSNKLPVASVNIEPNLVLSIVIPAYNEEDCIAQTIQSISQVLEEKYIPYDILVVNDNSRDRTEAVLQQLRLQNPKVTYINNYYPNGFGFAVRCGLENFQGNAVAIVMADCSDAPEDIVAYYYKLCQGYECVFGSRFIKGGKVIDYPAHKLIVNRLANLFIQILFGLNFNDTTNAFKAYRREVIKGVYPLLSHHFNLTVEIPLKAIARGYSYAVIPISWRNRTTGVSKLKLKEMGSRYLFIALCVFLEKKLSRGDYVRKNLQPAIRR, encoded by the coding sequence ATGCAAAAAATATTTCAACAACGAACAGTTAAATTTTTTCTTGGTGGGGGTGTAGCAGCAGCACTGAATATCTGGCTCATTTCGATATTAATCGATCGCTTAGGGTTTCATACACCTGAATTGCGAAATCTCGCCAATGCAATATCAATGGAGGTATCGTTATTATTTAGTTTTTTCATCTACCGCATTTGGGTATGGACTGGTGGTGATTGGAGACTGGAAAAAGTTTTGTGGCGACAGCTACCGCTCTATCATGTATCTGCTAGTTCGAGCATAATTGTACGTTTAACTCTTTTCCCTATCCTCGATTGGTTAAGTCTTAGCCCTCAAACTAATACCCTCATAGGCGTACTATTGGGTGCTATTCTTAACTATATAATTAGCGATCGCCTAGTATTTAAAACTAGAAAAAAGACCGAGCTTTATTATCCAGAAGGATTAGCACCAGCTTTAGCAAATCCGTCAAATTCAAATAAACTACCTGTAGCCTCTGTAAATATTGAACCTAATCTGGTTCTTTCGATAGTCATTCCAGCTTATAACGAAGAGGATTGTATTGCCCAAACGATCCAATCGATTAGCCAAGTTTTAGAAGAGAAGTACATCCCTTACGACATTTTAGTAGTTAACGATAATAGTCGCGATCGCACAGAGGCAGTTTTACAACAGCTTCGCTTACAGAATCCCAAAGTAACCTACATTAACAACTATTATCCTAATGGTTTTGGTTTTGCAGTACGCTGCGGTTTAGAGAATTTTCAAGGGAATGCTGTAGCGATTGTAATGGCAGATTGCTCTGACGCTCCAGAAGATATAGTTGCTTACTACTATAAACTATGTCAAGGTTACGAATGCGTGTTTGGCTCCCGCTTTATTAAAGGTGGTAAAGTCATTGACTATCCAGCTCATAAGTTGATTGTGAATCGTTTAGCCAATTTGTTTATTCAAATCTTATTTGGTTTAAACTTCAACGACACGACTAATGCTTTTAAGGCTTATCGACGAGAAGTCATTAAGGGAGTGTATCCACTTTTATCTCATCACTTCAATCTTACAGTTGAAATTCCGCTTAAAGCGATCGCGCGAGGCTACTCTTACGCAGTTATACCAATTTCATGGCGCAATCGTACAACAGGAGTTTCCAAGTTAAAGCTCAAAGAAATGGGGAGTCGTTACTTATTTATTGCTTTGTGTGTCTTTCTAGAAAAGAAACTTTCTAGAGGAGATTATGTTCGGAAGAATTTACAGCCTGCAATTCGTAGATGA
- a CDS encoding Uma2 family endonuclease: MNVSQLQNLTLEEFWLLPEGETAFELVDGKAIPKVSPKYFHSSLQKTLLRLIEICCQSKGRILPEWAVVLQRNGKDWVPTPDLTYVSYDRLPKQWKRNEACPVPCTLAIEIVSPGQSFAEFEEKARDYLNAGCDRVWVLEPEIPRLTAFFPSGEQLVYEGDRPIEDELLPGFSLSVNRIWQEAEL; encoded by the coding sequence ATGAACGTTTCCCAGTTACAAAACCTAACACTAGAGGAATTCTGGTTACTACCCGAAGGAGAGACAGCATTTGAATTAGTAGACGGTAAGGCAATACCCAAAGTGTCACCAAAATATTTTCATTCCTCATTGCAGAAAACTCTGTTGAGGCTGATAGAGATTTGTTGTCAGAGCAAGGGTCGCATCTTACCAGAATGGGCAGTAGTCTTACAGCGCAATGGTAAAGACTGGGTTCCTACTCCCGACCTAACTTATGTCTCTTACGATCGCCTGCCCAAACAGTGGAAGCGTAACGAAGCCTGTCCCGTTCCCTGCACCTTGGCAATCGAGATTGTGTCGCCAGGGCAAAGTTTTGCAGAGTTTGAGGAAAAAGCTAGGGATTATCTCAACGCTGGGTGCGATCGTGTTTGGGTGTTAGAACCAGAAATACCAAGACTAACAGCGTTTTTCCCTTCAGGAGAGCAGTTGGTGTATGAAGGCGATCGCCCCATAGAAGACGAGTTACTGCCTGGATTCTCCCTGAGTGTCAATCGGATTTGGCAGGAAGCAGAACTGTAA
- a CDS encoding helix-turn-helix domain-containing protein translates to MTRQKKAPLRPLSDEEQTDLKKLSRSQSQSSASVMRAKAILAVALGADYTSAAQLVGLRCGDTVSKWVSRFNVEGLAALQPRHGGGAVVQYSEPEKQRILSEFQRQPERQKEGTATWSVATLQRALRQAPDGLTQISTYTIWQVLKEAGYSWQKSRSWLKTGQVKRIRKGKLVVVTDPDTVAKKN, encoded by the coding sequence ATGACACGGCAAAAAAAAGCACCTTTGCGACCGTTAAGTGATGAAGAACAAACCGACTTGAAAAAACTGAGCCGTTCTCAATCCCAATCATCTGCTAGTGTCATGCGGGCCAAAGCGATTCTAGCCGTGGCTCTTGGGGCTGATTACACGAGTGCAGCGCAGTTAGTAGGATTACGCTGTGGTGATACGGTCAGCAAGTGGGTCAGTCGCTTCAATGTTGAAGGCTTAGCTGCCTTACAGCCTCGACATGGCGGTGGGGCAGTAGTGCAATACAGCGAACCAGAAAAACAACGCATCCTGTCCGAATTTCAGCGTCAACCAGAGCGGCAGAAAGAGGGCACGGCAACCTGGTCAGTAGCTACACTTCAACGGGCTTTGCGTCAGGCTCCTGATGGCTTAACCCAAATCAGTACTTATACAATTTGGCAGGTACTCAAAGAGGCGGGCTATAGCTGGCAAAAGAGCCGCAGTTGGTTAAAAACTGGACAGGTGAAGCGCATACGCAAAGGCAAGCTAGTAGTAGTAACTGACCCAGATACCGTGGCAAAAAAAAACTGA
- a CDS encoding type III-B CRISPR module-associated Cmr3 family protein — protein sequence MHWYTLTPLDVLMFRDAKPFTPGERAWASSQIFPPHGHTIAGAIRGLLQDDLKLTLKGPFLCRAETLYLPRPLNYVGQQHLVPTQWLSNKHPCQQMMWDRSKPVPLVLGRTEQDPQQTRDQQQQYRQFLPQPVVVKLLKRQQLTTEDWLCQNEERPHPWTLETRSHNSLAPGTRQVKDADGYFVETAIRLDRGWSLAIAVDPQTHAQLQARGNPHILRLGGEGHRAVLTPCPALERQWQELTALSQQNFQQAETALQQSPTAGRVLAYLITPGVFERKHDGGQATCRAYPWEWKLAYSANPNYVRGSLVSVATEKALAISGRLSYTPPDRATQSIPAPQVFAAPAGSIYYLECPATLFQDQIVKEGDRQNKAQIWRQLGYSAMLWIPFDKDHD from the coding sequence ATGCATTGGTACACGCTGACTCCCCTCGATGTTCTGATGTTCCGCGATGCCAAACCATTTACACCTGGCGAACGCGCTTGGGCTAGCAGTCAGATCTTTCCACCTCACGGGCATACAATTGCTGGAGCGATTCGAGGGCTGTTGCAGGACGATCTCAAACTCACCCTCAAAGGTCCTTTTCTCTGTCGAGCCGAAACACTGTACTTACCACGCCCGCTAAACTACGTAGGACAACAGCATCTCGTCCCGACTCAATGGTTATCCAACAAGCATCCTTGCCAACAAATGATGTGGGATCGTAGCAAGCCCGTACCACTTGTTTTAGGACGAACGGAGCAAGATCCTCAGCAAACAAGGGATCAACAGCAGCAATATCGACAATTTCTACCTCAACCTGTTGTTGTCAAACTGCTAAAGCGGCAGCAGCTAACTACAGAAGATTGGTTGTGTCAGAACGAAGAACGTCCCCACCCTTGGACGCTCGAAACTCGATCCCATAATTCTCTAGCCCCAGGCACGAGGCAAGTTAAAGATGCCGATGGCTATTTTGTTGAGACAGCAATTCGGCTCGATCGCGGCTGGAGTTTGGCGATCGCTGTCGATCCTCAGACACACGCACAACTACAAGCTCGTGGCAATCCCCACATCTTACGCTTAGGGGGTGAAGGTCATCGAGCAGTTTTAACACCCTGCCCAGCTCTAGAACGCCAATGGCAGGAACTCACCGCTCTTTCTCAACAAAACTTTCAACAAGCCGAAACCGCCCTGCAACAATCTCCTACTGCCGGAAGAGTTCTGGCATATCTGATTACACCTGGAGTCTTCGAGCGCAAACACGATGGTGGGCAAGCAACTTGCAGGGCATATCCTTGGGAATGGAAACTCGCCTATTCTGCAAATCCCAATTACGTTCGCGGATCTTTGGTTAGCGTAGCTACAGAAAAGGCTTTGGCTATTAGCGGTCGCTTGAGCTATACACCACCCGATCGCGCAACCCAGAGTATCCCTGCTCCCCAGGTGTTTGCTGCACCTGCTGGTAGTATTTATTACCTAGAATGCCCAGCCACGTTGTTTCAAGACCAAATAGTTAAAGAAGGCGATCGCCAAAATAAAGCCCAGATTTGGCGGCAGCTAGGCTATTCTGCAATGCTTTGGATTCCCTTTGATAAAGACCATGATTAA
- a CDS encoding NAD-dependent epimerase/dehydratase family protein, giving the protein MTVILVTGSAGLIGSESVRFFCDQGYTVVGIDNNMRQVFFGENASTKWNRDLLLEKYAERYIHHNIDIRDREAVTQLFQHYNTDISLIIHTAAQPSHDWAARDPYTDFTVNANGTLVLLENTRQICSNAVFIFCSTNKVYGDTPNFLPLVEQEWRWEIEETHPYSVGIDETMSIDQCKHSLFGASKVAADVLVQEYGRYFGMKTANFRGGCLTGPSHSGTELHGFLSYLMKCTMLGKPYRVYGYKGKQVRDNIHSYDLVNAFYHFYQAPRVAEVYNIGGSRFSNCSILEAIQECEAIADKKLNWSYEEINRIGDHVWWISDVQKFQQHYPDWNLTYGIKNIVKEIYIQNTSRWN; this is encoded by the coding sequence ATGACAGTTATTTTAGTTACGGGTTCGGCAGGATTAATTGGTTCTGAATCAGTGAGATTTTTCTGCGATCAGGGTTATACCGTTGTAGGAATTGATAATAATATGCGGCAAGTGTTCTTTGGGGAAAATGCTTCTACTAAATGGAATCGCGATCTTCTATTAGAAAAATATGCAGAACGCTACATTCATCATAATATTGATATTCGCGATCGCGAGGCAGTTACTCAACTATTTCAACACTATAACACAGACATTAGCTTAATTATTCATACAGCAGCTCAGCCTTCCCATGACTGGGCAGCTCGCGACCCCTACACTGATTTTACAGTCAATGCTAACGGTACTTTGGTCTTACTAGAAAATACCCGTCAAATTTGTTCAAATGCTGTCTTCATTTTTTGTTCTACTAATAAAGTTTATGGAGATACACCCAATTTTTTGCCACTAGTTGAGCAAGAGTGGCGCTGGGAAATTGAGGAAACACATCCATACAGTGTCGGCATTGATGAAACTATGAGTATTGACCAATGTAAACACTCCTTGTTTGGAGCTTCCAAGGTTGCAGCAGATGTATTAGTCCAAGAATACGGACGTTACTTTGGCATGAAAACTGCTAACTTTCGGGGTGGATGTTTAACAGGTCCTAGTCACTCAGGTACTGAATTACATGGGTTTCTATCTTATTTAATGAAATGCACGATGTTGGGAAAACCCTATCGGGTTTATGGCTACAAGGGGAAGCAAGTTCGAGACAATATTCATAGCTACGATCTAGTCAATGCTTTCTATCATTTTTACCAAGCTCCTCGTGTTGCTGAGGTTTACAACATTGGGGGAAGTCGGTTTAGCAATTGCTCGATATTAGAAGCGATTCAAGAATGTGAAGCGATCGCTGATAAAAAACTCAATTGGAGTTATGAAGAGATTAATAGAATTGGAGATCATGTCTGGTGGATTAGTGATGTTCAGAAGTTTCAACAGCATTATCCTGACTGGAACTTAACTTATGGTATTAAAAACATTGTTAAAGAAATTTACATTCAAAATACGAGTCGGTGGAATTAA